In Eubalaena glacialis isolate mEubGla1 chromosome 4, mEubGla1.1.hap2.+ XY, whole genome shotgun sequence, the genomic window TGATATTTAAGTGGAGACTTTAAGGGTACGAATTAGCTGTAATTCCAAATGCATCCAGTTCTAGTGCTCACCAGCTGACTAGTGACTCTGAGTCCCTGatactcatctgtgaaatgggaagcaCACCATCGACTCCCTAGGATTTCTCTGAGGACTCAGTAAAATATAAGGTGCCTAGCTCAAAGGTGCTCAAGAGAGGTTAGAATTCTTTATTACTACAGTTGAACCTTGAACAAGAAGGTTAGGGGTGCCAATTCtctgcacagtcaaaaatctaCATATAACTTAGTTGGTCCTCCGTATCCACGGTTCCTCTGTATCCGAGGTTCCACATCCCAGATTCAACCAACCCCGGATCAGGTAGGACTGTAATATTTACTCTTGAaaaagtccacatataagtggacctgagcAGTTCAAATccgtgttgttcaaaggtcaactgtattagTCCTTTTGGGTCCTTCAGGACAGACTCACATCTAATTCACCTTGGTATCCACCACAACACCCAGTGCAAAACTATGACAGTCCCTTAAGCTAGAACCCCCTCACCTGAGTATGTTGATACAACCATTGCCATTTGTCAGGAAGAACATGTTATTGTCATTGTTCCAGGAGATTTCATTGACCTCAAACTTGAACTGCTCCTCCGCTTTGGAACGGTGTGTCTTGGCATCAATGAACGTCACCACATCATCCTTGTTGCCTACAGCAATGGTCTGCCCATCGGGACTCCAGCAGATATTGATGTTCTCCCCTGGGAACCCACATATAATCAGCAAGATACTGTTAGCCCATAGTCCTCCAGAAGTTTATTTTGTTATCATAGAAAAACTAGAGCTATCGCCAGAGCTCATTCACTAAGGTCCTCGTCAACAGAAGGGAACTACCACTTACAGATCAACTGGGAGTCCAGCACATTCATctacaaatttccccttttagtTCTCACGTTTCTTTAAGGGACACTTTTTAACCCCATTTTagatgaaaaaatggaaaagaaatgagccaAAGTGTCAAAGCTGTGAAGTAACAGAGCCAAGATCTAAACCCAGACTTGACACCAAAGCCTCTAACTCTCTTACACCAGCACTTCCCAAACGCCAGTCATTCACATGccattttcacaatttttgtACTATCCATGTAACAGCTATACTTTTCTTCATtcaagatttttattaaaattgacccccccaaaatttttacttaaatagCTTCACTTTAGCAATAAATTCTATGGGctagttctttttttctagtaggcattaaaatatatacacaatcagtttttaatgttcatcCATATACCACCCAAATCACTCACATATCACCAGTTGTCTAGTTGGGGAAACCACATCATTCCACCTCCAGGTACAAGTCTTGCCAACAAAGTCCAGTAGCCCACATTGAAAACATCAATTAAAAATTTCATCAACTTCATTGATTCTAAGATGCATATTTTTTCACACTTTATTACCTATAATGTATCTTAGAATGCATGAGGATACATCTCAAAATTTTCGGTATATCATGACTATatgataaataaaactttattttcttttctaatggtGCATAAAATACTGATGCATCTTATAATCAATAACATCTTagtcaataaaatttaataaagggCCTCAAGGTTTATAAGGTAATACATGGTGAAGAACACTGTAAATGTACTGCACAGCTTCCAGGTCATTTTCTCCCAGACCATCAAAGCCATTTATTCCAAGATCAGCCATTCTAGCCTATCAGCAGTTTCCCAAATTCTCCAttcctttgcacatgctgttccctgctAGAGCTGCCCACCCAATGCACCCTGACCACTAAATCTATATGGCTACCCTAAGAGTTTGCTCAAATTCTGTGAGGCCCTCCCTATCTCCCCCAGGCAGACTTAAGCATTTCCATTCTGGGTATCTACTTTGTAGACCTCTCTGTTATAGGATGACCACGTCATATTACGttagtttttttttatacatatgtCTCTCTCCTTGCACTAAACCCTAAGATCCTTGGAGCTGGAAACTGTCTTATTCAGCTCAGGATGTCCCATACCTACAGGGTCATGCACAGAGAAGATACTTgaaaaatacttgctgaatgactaTAAGTAGCTTATCTTCCTACTGCCCACTCTCTGAATAGTCACCTTTAGTGTTCACAGTGGCAATGCATTTTGTAGTCCTCACATCCCAGATGCGAATGGTTTTGTCTCCAGATGCAGTGACAAAGAGATCAGGATTACTTGGATGCCAACAGAGCTGGTCCACACTATCCCCATGTCCCCGATAATTGTTTTCTTTGACCTGAAAGAACAGAATACAGATGTCACTTCACCCATATGTACCTGCCTCCCCATGTAACTTCTTAACCTTATTTAAACCGAGCTATCTTGTGACCAACAAAAGTTTGGGTAATTAGAGAGTCGAGTCCTTCCAAGCCTCTTCCCCCAAACTCTTTCCAatatcctccctcccttcctccccaatCAGCCTGAACTGTTCTGAGGATGGGTTCCACATCAATGCCCTTACTCTTCTGCTCTCCCTggccttcctccttctttctggTTTTCTATCCTTACTCTGCCACCAAGGGGTCCCAACCCACCTGCTCATTGCCACGGAGGCCCTATCATTTTCAGAGAGGCCCTCCTTACCACCACAGTGAGCCCACCACCACTGCCCCTAGCCACCCCTCACCACCACACAATTCCTCCTACCACTCTCCCACACCCCCACCACCCTCCTCAccgcccatccatccatcctcctcaCCCCCGGTCTTCACTATCCCCGCACCGCCACTCCCCGCTCATCTTCACACCTCCTTACTACTACACTCCCTACACACCGCCACCTCCCCTAACCACCAGTCCTCCTCTCCACCACCCCCATCTTCACCCCCTACCACCCCAGCCCGTTCACCCCCTCCTCACCCTCACACTCCTCTGTCTCGCATCACACACGCCCCTCATCTCCCCACCCCttcaccctcctcccctctcctcacctCCACACTCCTCACCCCCGTTCTCTCCTTGCCACCACACCTCGCTTTACCACAGCCTTTCTCCCTAGCCTGGGCCGGGTCCTAGCGGCTCACCAACCGGTCCTTCTCCAGCAGGAAGACGCTGGCCGTCTTGTCGAAGGACCCCGAGGCCAGGCGACGCCCGTCGCAGCTCCAGGCCACCGAGTGCACCTTGGCGCTGTGCGCCGGGAACTCGCGCGTCTTGCTGTGGCCGCGGAACAGCTCCTGCATCCCGAGCACGTAGCGCGTCGGGCCGCTGGTCACTGAGCACCAGGGAGCCATCGAGCCAGGACCGCTCTGGCCCAGCGCCGAGGGCCCCATGGACGCCGCGGGGATCGCCATGCCGAGCTCCCGGACACCGGCTGGGTTGACTCTGCGGAGCTGCAGTTCgccctgccgccgccgccgccgcacgcATGCGCGCGGGAGAGCGCCCGCTCTTCCGGGCAGCCGCACTGTGGACCACCCAGAAGGGACTACAAGTCCCAGCCTGCAGCGCGCACCCGCCTTTGCCTTTTCAAATTGTCATGGTTCCACTTTAAGTTTCCTTTACAAATAACGGTTAGGAGGTTTTTAGGGTCTTTATTTTCCCCTTACCTACTACttggtatatatatttgtatcccTGTTTAATCGAAGAAACAAACCAACGCAATTCTTCTAAACCTCAGTTCGCCGTCAGTCAGAAACACCTTTTTTCTAGGGTTGCTCCCCACCTGTCAGCCACCTCTCTTAGAGCTGAAGGCTCTCAATTTCTTGCTGGAGAAGGACCAGCTGGTGAACTTGTCCCGGGTAAAGGGCTAGGAGTTTGTGGGGGCgggaggaagaaggagggggggaggaggaggtaggggggaagaggaggtggggggagggggaaggggaggggagggaaggaggggaggggaggaaagagaggtGGAGGTGTTGAGAAGGGGTTTGGGgatgtttttaaatatacaaattctTTGTTTTTAGAAGGGGCTATATTCACATGATTATATATGCAAAAATAGATAGAGTGAAAAGTAAATGTCTGCCTGTGTCATGCCCTTTAGACTATTCCCCGCCCTTCACACCCATACCTtccaaaaaatattgttaaatttcTTTTGTGGCCTTCCAGAGATAGTTTAAGTGTAAATAAGCACCTTGGGAGAGGTAGATAGGTGTGTGTGTATCCTACCCCACCCCTCAAAATGGTAGCATTCCTTACATAACTTGTTTTCTATGGTAGACACCTGTAAGAAATCATTTCTTATCAGTATATGCATATGTCTCATTCTTTTCATGGATGCAGTCTTTAATGATATAGATAGATGCATAATAGTTTATTTGACTGATTCCTTTGGTGGACATTTTGTGTCCATGATTTGCTTTTAGGacaatactgcagtgaacatcccTATACAAGCTTCATTGTGCACATATGCacttttttatttgaataaatattgcCAAAACACCTGAAGAAGTTCTAACAATCTACATTTCCACCAGCTGCATGGGAGAGTGTCATAAAGTCCTAAATACTAAGTGAGTCCACATACAAAGCACAAGGTTCTAAGAGGGGCCTTAGGAAATGAGGCCCTTTTCTTTCCCCAATTCACTTCCCTACCCCTTTAAAACTAGAAATTCTTGGAGACTTCAAAGCTTTTTAGACTCCAAAGAATACTGATGACATCACTAAGATCTTGGGGTGGGAGATTATTTGGTATCTAGTTTTCCCTCCTTAGCTTTCATTTTCAGGCATCTTCTTCATATGCTCgcatatttttttccta contains:
- the THOC3 gene encoding THO complex subunit 3, translating into MAIPAASMGPSALGQSGPGSMAPWCSVTSGPTRYVLGMQELFRGHSKTREFPAHSAKVHSVAWSCDGRRLASGSFDKTASVFLLEKDRLVKENNYRGHGDSVDQLCWHPSNPDLFVTASGDKTIRIWDVRTTKCIATVNTKGENINICWSPDGQTIAVGNKDDVVTFIDAKTHRSKAEEQFKFEVNEISWNNDNNMFFLTNGNGCINILSYPELKPVQSINAHPSNCICIKFDPMGKYFATGSADALVSLWDVDELVCVRCFSRLDWPVRTLSFSHDGKMLASASEDHFIDIAEVETGDKLWEVQCESPTFTVAWHPKRPLLAFACDDKDGKYDSSREAGTVKLFGLPNDS